From the Synechococcus sp. Nb3U1 genome, the window CTCCTGCACCAGATCGTCTAAAGAATCCGCCCCACACAAGGGATAGAGAATGTTGCGCACCGACTGCTGGTATTTGCGGTAAAGTTGGCGAAAGCTTTGGCTATCCCCGCTCAGGCAACGTTGGATCAGCTCTGCATCATCTGCATTGGATGTATCCTTTGCTGTCTGCACAGCTTTGCTCCCTCTCGACCCTGCCTAACTCGCTTAATCTGACTGTTCATGGCCCCAAAAGGTTTAACCGGATCCCCGCTTGCGATCACAGGCACTTTCCTGGATGAAATCAGCCATGATATTCCTTCTGCCAACTGGGGAGCGACAGATTGGGCCAAGGACTTCGCCGCCATGCGCCAAGACGGCATCGATACGGTGATCTTGATTCGGGCTGGCTACCGGGATCGGGCCACCTTCTCTTCAAAGGTGCTGGCCAAACTCCACCCAAATTTAATCGTGGATGAGGATTTGGTGGCGCTCTTTTTGAACTTGGCGGAACAGGAGGGCATGACCTTTTTCCTGGGCACTTATGATTCCGGTGATTATTGGTTACAGGGAAACTATCAAGCGGAGATCGACCTGAATCTGGCGTTTGCCGATGAAGTTTGGGGGCGTTATGGTTCTAGCCCGGCTTTTGGGGGTTGGTACATCAGCCATGAAATCAACACCTTCAATCCAGGCATGATGCAAGTGTATGAGCAGCTTTCTCAACATCTTCGCCACCTCAAGCCATTGCCGATTTTAATCTCTCCCTATATTCGGGGCTGCAAACAATTTGCACAGGCTATTTCCTTAGAAGAA encodes:
- a CDS encoding DUF4434 domain-containing protein, yielding MAPKGLTGSPLAITGTFLDEISHDIPSANWGATDWAKDFAAMRQDGIDTVILIRAGYRDRATFSSKVLAKLHPNLIVDEDLVALFLNLAEQEGMTFFLGTYDSGDYWLQGNYQAEIDLNLAFADEVWGRYGSSPAFGGWYISHEINTFNPGMMQVYEQLSQHLRHLKPLPILISPYIRGCKQFAQAISLEEHEREWDQVFARLQGKVDYVAFQDGQVNFAELPDYLAVNAALARRYGITCWSNIESFDRDVHIKFPPIAWPKLRFKLEAAQAAGVDKLITFEYSHFLSPNSIYPAAQNLNRCYRNWLHNLSVKGSKDVKNDP